CTACCATACGACACACCAACAAGATGCAAAGCTTCCAATTCGTTGTTGGTTACTCTATCCTTCGCATGCTTCATTTGGCACTTTGGCGGTTTTCCTTGAATAAGCTAATAGCTTGATCAGCCAAACTTCTGCCAATTTGGATAGACTAGCAAAATCTGGTGGTCTGTTTTCATTACCTTTCCTCCAATGTCTACTTTCTGCTCACCTCCCAATACATATGTGTAATACTTGAGATTGCTAAGTTTCATGACACATGGTAAACTGCTGAGCAAAATACTCTTATGAACTCATGAGCAACATGAAAGCTTAACAGTTAAACAGAAAAAGAAAGTTATTGGTCACCTGGGGTTACAAACAGTAGTAGAATGCAGAGAGCATGTGCCCAGATCTAagagccagaagccagaagtaCTTTTCCAATGTACATGGATTACACAAGGCTAACTTTATTCAGACAAAAGCATGTGTAATAAGAAGTCGTGCCGGTAACCAATATTCTGCATTCTAGTCAAATTATTCTGCCTGTATGCTGCATTACACGGTCCTTAAAATCATGTAGTCAGTAGTTAAGCTTTCAGGAAAGATCTAACAATGTTATGCCCTCTAGATTTCAGACGTAACAAGCAATTTAAAATGAAAAGAATCAAAAGAAGTGCTGCACCTCAAATGAAATGCACTAGAATGTACATAAGAAGCACTCACAGagagatgcatacaaatgagcaAGAAGAAACTTCTGAGCAATGTCAACAGAAAGATGCTGCTTTATGAAAGTTACACAAACTATATTCAACCAGAGCAGTTTTTCTGGAATtgctttatgcagggcttttatCCAACTTGAAAGCAAAAGGTTCTTGCTGTGACTTACCATTGTAGAGAGACTCTTGAACCACACCAACCTACTGAATTCTCCTCTTTGCTTCTTAGTTTGGGAGACTGCCTTGTTTGAAACAACTGTCCTCTGCTCCAATATAAGTACCCGCCTGCTGGCCACAGAACTTGCTAGAGGTGGTAGACAAAATGAAACAGGAATTCAGATCCAAGTAACAGAGATCAAGGGAAATGGACAACAGCGTCCCTGTAGTTAGCAAGATTTTTTGCTCAGGCACTCCAACAATGCTGATGATCAGGAGGAGACCCGTCGTAGTGAATGGTGGTGGTTTTGTTGTTACTGACCTAAGCCATAATGTTGTTTTCGCTGTAGATGGTTGTGGAATACTTGGATCTAAGGGAGAGCTTATGATCAAAGATGGCGAAGGAGAACCAATACTGTTCATTTCTAGAAAGGTAATGCATCGTAACTGCAAAATAGTAACTCTTGGATATAGTGCATGCCTTCTCTATTTTCCATCCTTTGCTTCACCTGAACTCTAGAAAGAATCATAGTCTCTATGAAGTTGTTCTAATTCATATAAACTTCTTTATGTTATTCCATACTTCTCTTAAAGTTTGTGGAGAAGCAGGAACTTCTTTCTGTTCCCGTTCCCCTAAAAAAACTATAAAGATAGCTCTCAAATAAGCACAATATTTAAAAAGAAGGGTGCAAGTAACTTCACGTACTTTTCTTGAGAGAACGCAGAAACAAAActgtgaaaaaaaaaggcaCAAATATTTGCCCTCTAATGTCCTTACTTCCTATATTTCTTTGACATTTACCATATTAAATTCCTCCACTGCAGGGAGGAATTGTTCAGGCTCTAAGCACTTGGAACAAATGGAATGGGTACTCAATGGATTACCAAGGAAAAGACAAATTGGTCTTTAGTCTGACTGATCCTAAATCATGCATAGCAAAAAGTGCTCCAATTAGAATTTATATTGAACCCAAGAGGCACTGCAAAAATTGGGACTTTGAAATCGGTGGATCTTTTGCAGATAGAGACTGTACAATAATTGATTGCACTGGAAAAACAGTAGCACAGGTATGGCATCCATATCTTCCCTACAAACAAATACTTCCCAGTCCCCCCTCTGCTTTCATAGcaaattatatttatttgaagaaaataatttttgttgtcACTAAATTTATTAAAGGTATACATATATTTCCAGTCATGTATACAAATTGTGAAACAACAGATCCAGATCATGATTAACAAGAACTATTCCATGACAGCAGGAAAACAAACTCTATTCTACAGTCATGGTGCATTTTTGGCTAACTAAAGTGTTTAATCATTTCAAGCGATACTGCTTCCCTTTTATGTGCATGTGCATGCAAGTGGCTCTATGTAAAGTGTAGAAGTGTATGGGCATTTGCATGCATGCCGCCAACATTTGAGTGTCAGAGGGAGTGAGATCTAACACATGATATCTGTTATTCTGTTCTGTAGATGGGTAGGAAAGAGCTGGTAGGAGGCAAGGACTTCTACCACGTGGAAGTGCAATCAGGCTATGACCAGGCTTTCATCATTGGGGTGATGGCAATTCTTGACAACATCCATGGAGAATCCACTAGATGCTGATACTATGAATGAGTGAATTTGCTGTTATTTACAAGGGTACACTATGTTCAACAGCAATGATGTTGCAACCTACTTTCAAGTCAGAAACCGATACATGTTCACCGGCACCATCCCATTGTATCATCCGCATGGCCACATTGTATATCATTTAGAGGCCAAGTGATGATATGAGCCTAGCTCACGCTGCCACTCAATTATTTCTTTGATAATCGGAGAGATACATAACAAGTTAACAACCAAAAGAAGAACTAAACGACTAAGTACACAGAAGCGTAGAAAATCCCTGGTCCAGTGTCATCAACCTGCTATGTGTATCCAATAGATAATCAAGCATGCCCACTTAACATAGAATTATAATTCAATACACAACAATTGCATTTTGATTCTTGATTTGTAAGCAAAATAGCTAATGTGCACCTTGTATACTCCAAAGTAGTGTACTAGTGTTCAAAGATATCCAATAAGCAGAGAAAGCAGAAAAAGGATAGCAAACGTTTCGACTTAGTAGTTGAATTATGAAGAATGTTACCAACTGAACTTGAGCTTCTCTGGAACAGCTTAGGCTTAATTTTAATGCTGCAACGAGCTTAAGCCCTCCCAAAAAATTAAGTTATTGGAGAGGCCTATCAGGTAAGCCAATGTGACACTTTCATTAAGAAATTTAAGTCCTTCCTTGGCTTTACTGATCCCAGTTCGTAGGACAATCTGCTAAGCCCCTCAACAGGCCATAGATTCTGTTAGAAAACTAGAAAGTTGCTACCAAATACTAACAAACACAGTTAAGAAGAAAGATACACAGAACCTTAATGGCAAGTTTCAAAATTGCACAGCAAAACTTGTATACTCAGGCTTGTGTAGACAACTAGACATAACTATTGGGACTTGAAAAATGCACAACAACATGCATATTCTGTCCTAAATAATAATTCTATATTAGGATGAACATACGCAGAAAAGAAATGACACAAATGAAGTACCTCTGCTAGAGAGTAAATTACTTTCATCCAGTTCGTCAAGCATTGAGTCTTCAACTGCTAGATCAATCAATTTAGTAAGCACGCTCCCAAACATAGCTGCTCTTGAATCTTGCAAAAGGCCCAAAGCAACTGATGGAACTTATGCACTAAAACCCAGGAAAGTGACTGATCATATACAGTACAGTGTTTAAAGGAGCACGTCAAGCATTCATGTGTGCAATTTTTGCAGCGTCACTGCAACAGATCAGCACTATGGCACTTGTTCGACTCATTCTCTTCATGAAACTCACGGAATCACTTCACTGAATACATTGAACGCCAAAAAGCTTAACTTTTTTGTTCTTACTCAGCATGAAGTTGGTTTGATTGATTTCTCAGTAGTTATGTAGCCTTGGTGCATTGAGTTTCTTTTAGCTGAATGTCCTGCAAAACAACCAATGTTTAAGAGACAAGTATAAGCCTTTCAATCGTCAACTGTGTTTCATTCAACTGTGTTCAAATATTCACATGACAACGCATGTCAGCAAATTAAGAATCATGTCGATTAGGTCTTTAATTTAGAAAGAATCACATTAGGACCAGTGCTGTAAAATCTTGCCACAGTTTTTGCAGACTCGAAAAACAGGCTATTAGACCCAGCATTTCTCTCAGATTAAACATGTTATCATATCTGTGACGTACTAAAATGTGGAAAGGACCTTGAGCAGGCTGTAGAGTCATTAAATCTTATGCAATGTAAAGAACAAGAGTGCTGACTAGATGATTATGAGTTGGAATGGAAATAGAGATAGTTCAAATAACAAAATGTACATGTTGGTATAGATGTGATGCAAGAGGCAGctgacttaaaaaaaaaagtcaccaGAGCTTGTTCTTCTAATCCAGACAAGTGCCAGTTGCGCTGCAATAAGCACTGGAAACAGTTAATGTGCTCTTCCCAACAATCTATTTTAGTATAATTCAACTATACAGCCACTGAAATATCTAGGCTTTGGCTCAGGGGAGAAGAAACTTTCTGACTAGATGAAGCACGCCCTGAAGCAATAAGCATTATGTGATCCACCTCACTAGGCATCCCAGCCTTCAAAAGACAACTAATAAAAGAATTAACTGTAATATTGTCAGGGTAACACCCAGTCTCCACCATTTTGTGGAAAAAGGTGATGGCTTCTGATATCCTACCCTTCATGCAGTGCCCAATTATTAGAATAGTATATGTATACTTGTCAGGATGACACCCTTTCTCTTCCATATCCATTAGGATCAAGTTTGCCTCGTCGACCTTACCACCCTTGCACAGTATATCAATCACAGGATTGTATATGAATGCTCGTGGTGCAATGTCTGCCCGCATGTTTAATTCCCTCAGAAGACCAAGTGCTTCCTCTGATCTGTTCTGCTTACAAAGTGAGTGTATTATGATAGAGAAGGTGTACACATTTGGTTGGATATGAAACTGAGCCATTTCCTTCCAAATCCCCGTTGCACCATCAAGCTGTCCACACCGACAATATCCATCGATCAAAGAACTAAATGTAACAACATCAGGAGGGCAGCGACGGAGCATCATTTGCTGATACACTCCCACTGCAGATTTCATATCCCCAGCCTTTCCATATCCATTTATAAGCACATTGTATGTGACCACATTTGGTGTTATCCCAGACCCAAccatgtcattgtatactgccATCGCATCCTCCATCCTGCCAGCCTTACAATAACCTGAGATCACTGAGGTGCATGTCACAACATTGGGCATGCAAACACCATCCCTTTGGAGCCTCCTCAATACCTCACGACCCTTGTTCACCTCC
This genomic window from Phragmites australis chromosome 7, lpPhrAust1.1, whole genome shotgun sequence contains:
- the LOC133924302 gene encoding protein LURP-one-related 6-like gives rise to the protein MDNSVPVVSKIFCSGTPTMLMIRRRPVVVNGGGFVVTDLSHNVVFAVDGCGILGSKGELMIKDGEGEPILFISRKGGIVQALSTWNKWNGYSMDYQGKDKLVFSLTDPKSCIAKSAPIRIYIEPKRHCKNWDFEIGGSFADRDCTIIDCTGKTVAQMGRKELVGGKDFYHVEVQSGYDQAFIIGVMAILDNIHGESTRC
- the LOC133924299 gene encoding pentatricopeptide repeat-containing protein At2g06000-like is translated as MLLRHHTLPPRHRLLHSFSPKGHQPPPPPHAAELWIAKALASAAFLRPHSLPAFRGVAPSPLAVAAALHLAPCADSALRLFDALHSPSLSVTPSEHSYRHVIALLCRSGRHGDALRLFDQMTDQSGYFPDAGFLSFLACSCTSAGLLDGATAFLSKASQYGCSIEPYACNRLMNSFIDHGRALDAIALFERWIQEGLYTPDVWSFNVVIKGVCRVGDVQKALELVERMDEFGCSPDTVTHNILVDGLCRVKEVNKGREVLRRLQRDGVCMPNVVTCTSVISGYCKAGRMEDAMAVYNDMVGSGITPNVVTYNVLINGYGKAGDMKSAVGVYQQMMLRRCPPDVVTFSSLIDGYCRCGQLDGATGIWKEMAQFHIQPNVYTFSIIIHSLCKQNRSEEALGLLRELNMRADIAPRAFIYNPVIDILCKGGKVDEANLILMDMEEKGCHPDKYTYTILIIGHCMKGRISEAITFFHKMVETGCYPDNITVNSFISCLLKAGMPSEVDHIMLIASGRASSSQKVSSPLSQSLDISVAV